The following coding sequences are from one Cenarchaeum symbiosum A window:
- a CDS encoding thiol-disulfide isomerase (COG0526): MGITQISDTKSWESDVMNSPTPVFVDFWAEWCGPCRMVTPVVEELASDYEGKVSFVKVNVDEANELASRYNVFSIPTLALFSKGKIIGQQVGAASKEAYKKMIDSALEKA, from the coding sequence ATGGGAATCACACAGATATCCGATACAAAGTCGTGGGAGAGCGACGTGATGAACTCGCCGACACCCGTCTTTGTGGACTTTTGGGCCGAATGGTGCGGGCCCTGCAGGATGGTGACCCCTGTCGTAGAGGAGCTGGCGTCCGATTACGAGGGCAAGGTCAGCTTTGTCAAGGTCAATGTAGACGAGGCAAACGAGCTTGCCTCCAGATACAACGTATTCAGCATACCGACCCTGGCACTCTTCAGCAAGGGCAAGATCATAGGCCAGCAGGTGGGCGCAGCATCCAAGGAAGCCTACAAAAAGATGATCGACTCGGCCCTCGAAAAGGCCTAG
- a CDS encoding ribose 5-phosphate isomerase (COG0120) encodes MTALEDAFRAISADALNMVKDGQVIGLGSGRAAAVLVRELASRARSERMNITGVPTSLQIRLVAEECGISLRDPGDTDKIDIVFDGADQVDRQGNLIKGGGGALLTESILIGMADKVVIIADESKFAEHLDAPVPVEVHPAARRSAAESVMRLGGKPVLRLLDRGFPLFTENRNLVLDCSFGTITDPSTLRDKLTDIPGVAEAGIITRRPDTTYRAKTDGGFDAI; translated from the coding sequence GTGACGGCGCTCGAGGATGCCTTCCGGGCAATCTCGGCAGACGCGCTGAACATGGTAAAAGACGGCCAGGTAATAGGCCTGGGCAGCGGCAGGGCGGCGGCTGTACTAGTCAGGGAGCTTGCATCCCGCGCACGGTCGGAAAGGATGAACATAACGGGCGTGCCCACTTCATTACAGATAAGGCTCGTTGCAGAAGAGTGCGGCATTTCGCTGCGCGACCCGGGAGATACTGATAAAATAGATATCGTGTTTGACGGCGCAGACCAGGTGGACAGGCAAGGAAACCTGATCAAAGGAGGCGGCGGGGCTCTTTTAACAGAATCGATACTCATAGGCATGGCAGATAAAGTAGTCATCATTGCAGACGAGTCAAAGTTTGCAGAACATCTGGATGCACCTGTTCCCGTAGAGGTGCACCCGGCGGCCAGACGGTCTGCAGCAGAATCTGTAATGCGATTAGGCGGCAAGCCCGTCTTGCGCCTTTTAGACAGGGGCTTTCCGCTGTTCACCGAGAACAGAAACCTTGTGCTCGACTGCTCCTTTGGCACTATAACCGACCCTTCTACACTGCGGGACAAGCTCACCGATATACCGGGGGTCGCAGAGGCGGGGATCATAACCCGCAGGCCAGATACTACATACAGGGCAAAAACAGACGGCGGCTTCGACGCGATATAG
- a CDS encoding uncharacterized protein conserved in archaea (COG3398), with the protein MTGAPRDKRDLIHRHIRENPGLLLGDISSGTGIPKATLAYHVNKLVRENKVKHRASSRRKRYFAVGYTEVQAGAICALRTATPRAILGMLLDSPGTSFSGMASSIQKSRSTVSACLKSLSDSGLVGSKLDGMTRVYFVRDGDTVREMLDRYFSS; encoded by the coding sequence ATGACAGGTGCTCCCCGCGATAAAAGGGACCTGATACACCGCCATATACGGGAGAATCCCGGCCTGCTCCTGGGCGATATCTCGTCTGGAACGGGCATCCCAAAGGCCACCCTGGCATATCACGTGAACAAGCTGGTGCGTGAAAACAAGGTAAAACACAGGGCCTCGTCTAGACGCAAGAGATACTTTGCAGTCGGGTATACCGAGGTGCAGGCAGGCGCCATATGCGCCCTGAGGACGGCCACCCCGCGGGCAATCCTCGGTATGCTGCTGGATTCCCCGGGCACAAGTTTCAGCGGAATGGCATCATCTATACAAAAGTCAAGGTCGACCGTATCGGCATGCCTAAAGTCGCTGTCCGATTCGGGACTTGTGGGCTCAAAGCTTGACGGCATGACCCGGGTGTATTTTGTGCGGGATGGCGATACAGTCCGAGAGATGCTGGATAGATACTTTAGTTCCTGA
- a CDS encoding conserved hypothetical protein (COG1721) — MVRRIEFRTKGLVWGMGSGRYRSRFRGGGTDLAELREYVPGDDTRRIDWNASARHGSIYTRELAEERELAVHVSVDVSGSISCGMAKQERMLEVAASIMYSAEQSGDRIGMSIFTDCIEGFIPPGRGRAHLLRLFGSLARHKPRSSCTDLSASLLGLGSALRGRSLVFVISDFASDPFAEQLGRLSAVHDVILVRVTSSIEAEIPDAGQVIFVDAENNEQMAIDTSDIHFRAEYARLAKERGAELARDARRSGAGLIDVGPTEPFEAAFLRHFGRR; from the coding sequence ATGGTCAGGAGGATAGAGTTTAGAACCAAAGGCCTGGTCTGGGGCATGGGTTCCGGCAGGTACAGGTCGCGCTTTCGCGGCGGGGGGACGGACCTGGCTGAGCTGCGCGAGTATGTGCCGGGAGATGACACAAGAAGAATAGACTGGAACGCCTCCGCCCGGCACGGCTCGATATATACCCGGGAGCTTGCAGAAGAGAGGGAGCTTGCCGTCCATGTATCAGTGGATGTCTCTGGAAGCATATCCTGCGGTATGGCAAAGCAAGAGAGAATGCTGGAGGTTGCAGCATCCATAATGTATTCCGCAGAGCAGAGCGGCGACCGAATAGGGATGTCCATATTTACAGACTGTATAGAGGGGTTTATTCCCCCGGGCAGGGGGAGGGCCCATCTGCTGCGGCTCTTTGGATCCCTTGCAAGGCACAAGCCGCGGAGCAGCTGCACCGATCTATCGGCATCACTCTTGGGGCTGGGCTCGGCACTGCGGGGCCGCAGCCTTGTATTTGTAATATCGGACTTTGCATCTGATCCATTTGCAGAGCAGCTTGGGCGGCTTTCTGCTGTACATGATGTCATACTGGTGCGCGTTACCAGCTCGATAGAGGCGGAGATCCCCGATGCGGGACAGGTCATCTTCGTCGATGCGGAGAATAACGAGCAGATGGCAATAGATACGTCCGATATTCATTTTCGGGCAGAGTATGCGCGGCTTGCAAAAGAGAGGGGTGCGGAGCTTGCCCGGGATGCGCGCCGTTCAGGCGCGGGCCTCATCGATGTGGGCCCGACAGAGCCGTTTGAGGCCGCCTTTCTCCGGCACTTTGGACGGCGCTAG
- a CDS encoding ribosomal protein L37E (COG2126) yields MVKGTTSMGGFTRKHVHIRCRRCGKNSYHKRHHRCSSCGFPDAKIRKYSWVKWYT; encoded by the coding sequence ATGGTAAAGGGAACCACCTCGATGGGGGGCTTTACGAGAAAACACGTGCATATCCGGTGCAGGCGATGCGGCAAGAACTCATACCACAAGCGCCACCACCGGTGCTCGAGCTGCGGATTCCCGGACGCAAAGATCAGAAAGTACTCTTGGGTCAAATGGTATACCTAG
- a CDS encoding copper binding protein, plastocyanin/azurin family (COG3794), whose product MVSTDKVAVFWTIALVAGLVAFTFMAAEEQSMRMSQPATMMERERTMGSESTGSMMEESGMMDDSMMGDSMMDDMMGDSMMDDMMGDSMASGGNADMRDTMMDDSMTGGSMMVISVSIPEGTSSPGCEVSGNCYIPSAISINRGDTVVWTNDDSGSHTVTSGDTRNGPDGEFDSSLISGGDDYAVTFDTPGTYDYYCLVHPWQSGVVEVS is encoded by the coding sequence ATGGTATCAACAGACAAAGTTGCAGTATTCTGGACAATCGCTCTTGTTGCCGGACTGGTGGCATTCACCTTTATGGCGGCAGAGGAGCAGAGCATGCGGATGTCCCAGCCCGCCACCATGATGGAGCGGGAGAGGACCATGGGCTCAGAATCCACCGGTTCCATGATGGAAGAATCCGGCATGATGGACGATTCCATGATGGGTGATTCTATGATGGACGACATGATGGGTGATTCTATGATGGACGACATGATGGGTGATTCCATGGCAAGCGGCGGCAACGCCGACATGCGGGACACCATGATGGACGATTCCATGACGGGAGGCTCCATGATGGTCATATCTGTCTCGATCCCCGAGGGGACGTCGAGCCCAGGCTGCGAGGTATCTGGCAACTGCTACATACCGTCGGCAATCTCCATCAATAGGGGTGACACAGTAGTGTGGACCAATGATGACAGCGGATCCCACACCGTCACCAGCGGGGACACCCGCAACGGACCGGATGGCGAGTTCGACAGCAGTTTGATCAGCGGAGGGGACGATTATGCAGTCACCTTTGATACACCCGGCACATACGACTATTATTGCCTTGTTCACCCGTGGCAGTCCGGTGTTGTAGAGGTCTCTTAG
- a CDS encoding conserved hypothetical protein (COG3035): protein MDITFGAPWVLLLLGAIPLLYILYRRHSVAWSPPVRFSSLDIVKKAAGGGLRRHLPFVLLVSAIGTGTVGLADPLFPSGQAEGGAGIVLVLDGSGSMAADDYAPTRLDAAKAAAAQLVGRLAPGDRVGVILFGSSAITISYLTSDRAEAAGRIGEIVQGDGATALGDGLALGVEMAAAGPEKSTIILLSDGVHNSGRTVPGEALELAIQGNIRVHTIGMGSDEPVRVGDDIFGEPRYAELDEDTLREIADRTGGMYYTSVDNPTLDGIFEALSEDIAGTEGHLSASRWFLAGTVSVLLALAFVTYGRFKLG from the coding sequence GTGGATATAACGTTTGGCGCCCCCTGGGTTCTGTTACTGCTAGGGGCAATACCGCTGTTGTACATTCTATACAGGAGGCATTCTGTTGCCTGGTCTCCTCCCGTCAGGTTCAGCTCGCTTGATATCGTCAAAAAGGCCGCAGGCGGGGGCCTGCGGAGGCACCTGCCGTTTGTCCTGTTGGTATCGGCCATAGGAACAGGAACAGTGGGCCTTGCCGACCCTCTATTCCCATCGGGTCAGGCGGAAGGCGGTGCAGGCATTGTGCTCGTCCTTGACGGGTCGGGGAGCATGGCGGCAGACGACTATGCCCCCACTAGGCTGGACGCGGCAAAGGCGGCAGCTGCCCAACTGGTTGGCAGGCTGGCACCCGGCGACAGGGTGGGAGTAATACTGTTCGGGTCGTCGGCCATTACGATATCCTACCTTACATCCGACAGGGCAGAGGCGGCAGGGCGCATCGGAGAAATAGTGCAGGGTGACGGCGCGACTGCCCTTGGCGACGGCCTGGCTCTAGGGGTGGAGATGGCTGCAGCCGGACCGGAGAAGAGTACCATAATCCTGCTCAGCGACGGGGTGCACAACTCTGGGCGGACTGTCCCCGGAGAGGCGCTGGAACTTGCCATACAGGGGAATATACGGGTGCACACAATAGGGATGGGCTCCGATGAGCCTGTCCGCGTGGGTGATGACATATTTGGCGAGCCAAGGTACGCAGAGCTTGACGAGGATACACTGCGGGAGATAGCAGATAGGACTGGCGGCATGTACTATACATCGGTGGACAACCCCACTCTTGACGGGATATTTGAGGCGCTCTCTGAAGATATAGCGGGAACGGAGGGGCACCTGTCTGCATCACGGTGGTTTCTAGCTGGAACGGTGTCTGTTCTGCTTGCCCTGGCATTTGTAACATACGGAAGGTTCAAGCTGGGATAA
- a CDS encoding small nuclear ribonucleoprotein (COG1958) — MSVDMAVKVLDESINKVVLIKLKGGKAIRGNLLGFDQHMNLLLESSEEIPVEGETRTLGTIVVRGDNVVIISPPPATA; from the coding sequence ATGTCCGTAGACATGGCAGTAAAGGTGCTCGATGAGAGCATCAACAAGGTGGTCCTGATAAAGCTAAAGGGCGGCAAGGCGATCCGGGGGAACCTGCTCGGCTTTGACCAGCACATGAACCTCCTGCTGGAATCGTCAGAAGAGATACCAGTCGAGGGCGAGACTAGGACCCTGGGGACCATAGTGGTAAGGGGCGACAACGTGGTCATAATATCCCCGCCCCCGGCGACGGCGTAG
- a CDS encoding signal peptidase I (COG0681) has product MMGGKSLKREIIKDGAIFAVGLAIIWIGLPLVFGTQNPFYVVSSGSMIPELEVYDVLIVNGNDPFSEVQVGDVIVFNRPSGQDRVIVHRVASIIDENPLTIRTKGDANPASIPGTDFPITEEEYIGQVAYVIPQIGYVTRAVMPPINYIILAVIAAVVITQYYLKSRKKKEVPEMADVPGPDTAGLFDGEAPRDDPYRDRAGEAGGTEGKEKGDSGWKTASELSGDTGGREKGDPGAKVEGDPEAKAAGESSGEPGVKAESDPGAKAAGESSGEPGVKAESDPGAKAAGESSGDTGAKEKGDPGAKAAGESSDTATEDKAEEKR; this is encoded by the coding sequence ATGATGGGCGGCAAATCATTAAAGCGTGAGATAATAAAGGACGGCGCGATATTTGCCGTCGGGCTGGCAATAATATGGATAGGGCTGCCCCTTGTCTTTGGGACGCAGAACCCGTTCTATGTTGTGTCGAGCGGCAGCATGATACCCGAGCTCGAAGTGTACGATGTATTGATAGTCAACGGGAATGATCCGTTTTCAGAGGTCCAGGTGGGCGATGTCATAGTGTTCAACCGCCCCTCGGGACAGGACCGCGTGATAGTGCACAGGGTCGCGTCTATAATAGACGAAAACCCGCTGACGATAAGGACGAAAGGCGACGCCAATCCTGCATCCATACCGGGGACTGACTTTCCCATAACAGAAGAAGAGTACATAGGGCAGGTGGCCTATGTAATACCCCAGATAGGGTACGTGACAAGGGCGGTCATGCCCCCGATAAACTATATCATCCTGGCTGTGATAGCAGCAGTGGTCATAACGCAGTACTATCTAAAGTCCAGAAAGAAAAAAGAGGTGCCGGAGATGGCCGATGTTCCCGGCCCGGATACTGCCGGGTTGTTCGATGGTGAGGCCCCCCGTGATGATCCCTACAGGGATCGTGCCGGTGAAGCAGGCGGTACAGAGGGCAAAGAAAAGGGCGATTCCGGGTGGAAGACTGCCAGTGAACTATCCGGCGATACAGGGGGCAGAGAGAAGGGCGATCCCGGGGCCAAAGTGGAGGGCGATCCCGAGGCCAAGGCCGCCGGTGAATCATCCGGCGAACCCGGGGTCAAAGCGGAGAGCGATCCCGGGGCCAAGGCCGCCGGTGAATCATCCGGCGAACCCGGGGTCAAAGCGGAGAGCGATCCCGGGGCCAAGGCCGCCGGTGAATCATCCGGCGATACAGGGGCCAAAGAAAAGGGCGATCCCGGGGCCAAGGCCGCCGGTGAATCATCCGATACGGCCACTGAAGACAAGGCCGAAGAAAAACGCTGA
- a CDS encoding serine/threonine protein phosphatase (COG0631), translating into MDERAIGMLTDRGRVKDANEDSIKAIDIYPEAGCGPFKFLIVADGMGGHATGDVASRMAVDSIFHAVQSRLSKGTPPASALKESIQEANQKLLEYAGRNPESAGMGTTAVCALVKDRDVHVANIGDSRAYVINNEGIRQVTRDHSYVQELVDKGSITEEEARSHPAKNVITKAIGIAAVAEPDMITLTMDDGESLLLCCDGVIAHLEDDEIREFMRGSGPQEACKRIVDTANKRGGTDNISLIAFSPMRSGPQDRA; encoded by the coding sequence ATGGATGAAAGGGCGATCGGAATGCTAACAGACAGGGGGCGCGTAAAGGATGCAAATGAGGATTCCATAAAGGCAATTGACATATATCCAGAGGCAGGCTGCGGCCCGTTCAAATTTCTCATAGTGGCCGACGGCATGGGCGGGCACGCCACAGGGGATGTGGCCAGCCGCATGGCCGTGGATTCAATATTCCATGCCGTTCAATCCCGCCTGTCAAAAGGGACTCCACCTGCGAGCGCCCTGAAAGAAAGCATACAGGAGGCAAATCAAAAGCTGCTAGAATATGCCGGCAGAAACCCGGAATCTGCAGGAATGGGCACAACGGCGGTATGCGCCCTGGTAAAAGACAGGGATGTGCATGTGGCAAACATCGGCGATTCACGTGCATACGTGATTAATAATGAAGGGATACGCCAGGTGACCCGGGACCACTCTTACGTGCAAGAGCTAGTAGACAAAGGCAGCATTACCGAGGAAGAAGCCAGAAGCCATCCTGCCAAAAACGTAATTACAAAAGCCATAGGTATAGCGGCTGTCGCCGAACCCGACATGATCACCCTTACGATGGATGATGGCGAATCGCTTTTGTTATGCTGTGATGGTGTGATTGCACACCTTGAAGACGACGAAATACGCGAGTTTATGCGCGGATCCGGCCCCCAAGAGGCATGCAAGAGAATAGTGGATACGGCAAACAAGCGCGGGGGCACCGACAATATTTCCTTGATAGCATTCTCCCCAATGCGATCGGGCCCGCAAGACAGGGCTTGA
- a CDS encoding formyltetrahydrofolate deformylase (COG0788): MTGTNVGITVVGEDRAGVVTAFTGFVFGHGGNIEKINQDVKNGLFGMYLEASFPGTINMDAFGTEIQEIAREYKMEVSTRHEAGPNRNVAVFVTRESHCLKAILDARDELRGRIAVVVGTEGTLSKMAEDAGVPFVEVAEKNQEEAEQRLISTCKKYDIDLIVLARYMRILNPNFVWRYPDRIMNIHPSLLPAFTGASAYAQAFERGTKIVGVTAHYVTENLDQGPIIFQDSFKVGPADGIEEIKKKGQELEARTLLKAVRMHLEGKLEVRWRRVHVKEQ; encoded by the coding sequence ATGACCGGGACCAACGTGGGCATAACTGTAGTCGGAGAGGACCGCGCAGGAGTAGTTACCGCGTTTACGGGCTTTGTGTTCGGGCACGGCGGGAATATAGAAAAGATAAACCAGGATGTAAAAAACGGATTATTCGGGATGTACCTTGAGGCGTCATTTCCCGGCACCATAAACATGGACGCCTTTGGGACAGAGATACAGGAGATTGCCCGGGAATACAAGATGGAGGTGAGCACCCGGCACGAGGCTGGCCCCAACAGGAACGTGGCCGTATTTGTAACCCGCGAGTCCCACTGTTTAAAGGCCATACTAGACGCGCGCGACGAGCTCAGAGGCAGGATAGCAGTCGTAGTGGGAACAGAGGGGACGCTATCTAAGATGGCAGAAGATGCAGGTGTGCCCTTTGTAGAAGTGGCGGAGAAAAACCAGGAAGAGGCGGAGCAGAGGCTGATATCCACATGTAAAAAATACGACATAGACCTTATCGTGCTGGCCAGATACATGAGGATACTAAACCCGAACTTTGTCTGGAGGTATCCCGACAGGATAATGAACATACACCCGTCGCTGCTCCCCGCGTTTACCGGGGCATCCGCGTACGCGCAGGCATTCGAGCGGGGCACAAAGATAGTGGGGGTTACAGCCCACTATGTTACAGAGAATCTGGACCAGGGGCCCATAATATTCCAGGATTCATTCAAGGTGGGCCCGGCAGACGGCATAGAGGAGATCAAAAAGAAAGGCCAGGAGTTAGAAGCCAGGACGCTGCTCAAGGCGGTCCGCATGCACCTGGAGGGAAAGCTGGAGGTGAGGTGGCGGCGCGTCCACGTAAAAGAACAGTGA
- a CDS encoding MoxR-like ATPases (COG0714), translating to MPSPIFGDAGNVQVRELGSQAAELSGILEGVQAEIRRHIVGQDRAIHSILTSLVAGGHVLLEGVPGLAKTGMARALAGAIDVDFARIQFTPDLLPADILGTRVYDAASGSFRTERGPIFHRIILADEINRAPPKVQSALLEAMQEGQASIHGETIPLPGPFLVIATQNPLEDEGTFRLPEAQVDRFAVKIMVGYPSREEEVAIIEMDGGSKEARPVVDGADIQKVQALSRQVYADGVISRYVADIAAATRDPAGSGLDLDGAIQHGASPRASVWLMRTARAHALLDGRGFVMPEDVKAVAHDVLRHRIMLTFEAEADGLRPEGVIDAVLARVPPP from the coding sequence ATGCCATCGCCCATATTCGGGGACGCAGGAAACGTCCAGGTCCGCGAGCTGGGCTCCCAGGCAGCCGAGCTCTCGGGGATACTAGAAGGGGTACAGGCAGAGATCCGCAGGCACATAGTCGGCCAGGACAGGGCGATACACAGCATACTCACCTCGCTTGTAGCAGGGGGGCATGTATTGCTCGAGGGTGTGCCCGGTCTTGCCAAGACCGGGATGGCGCGGGCCCTTGCAGGGGCCATAGACGTGGACTTTGCCCGGATACAGTTCACGCCGGACCTGCTGCCGGCGGACATACTGGGAACACGCGTGTACGACGCTGCATCAGGATCGTTTAGAACGGAAAGAGGCCCGATATTCCACCGGATAATACTGGCTGATGAGATAAACCGCGCCCCTCCAAAGGTGCAGTCCGCCCTGCTCGAGGCCATGCAAGAAGGGCAGGCGAGCATTCACGGCGAGACGATACCCCTGCCCGGGCCGTTCCTTGTAATAGCCACGCAGAACCCGCTCGAAGACGAGGGCACCTTCAGATTGCCAGAGGCGCAGGTGGACAGGTTCGCCGTAAAGATAATGGTCGGTTATCCGTCCAGAGAGGAGGAAGTTGCGATAATAGAGATGGACGGGGGCTCAAAAGAGGCCCGGCCGGTAGTCGATGGTGCAGATATACAAAAGGTGCAGGCCCTGTCCCGGCAGGTATACGCAGACGGGGTAATCTCCCGGTATGTAGCGGATATAGCTGCTGCAACCCGGGACCCCGCGGGATCCGGCCTGGACTTGGATGGTGCCATACAGCACGGCGCGTCCCCCAGGGCTTCTGTATGGCTGATGCGGACGGCCCGGGCGCATGCCCTGCTAGATGGCAGGGGGTTTGTCATGCCAGAGGACGTAAAGGCGGTAGCCCATGATGTGCTCCGGCACAGGATCATGCTTACATTCGAGGCAGAAGCGGACGGCCTGCGCCCCGAAGGGGTAATAGATGCGGTGCTAGCCCGGGTGCCCCCTCCATAG
- a CDS encoding conserved hypothetical protein, putative amidase (COG1402) yields the protein MNNASDLPDPDLRRMLSGRPAVLPVGSTEQHGAHLPVSTDSDIVSEVAYRVSKKCGYLCMPTIQYGVSFEHSPYLNLSLRGATLRHVVRDIISSMASAGAPAVFVINGHHGNARHLEGLESKRAPRTRVISYWHYLEEGLDHAGDIETSIMLAISDKVRMSRAKKGFVPPELDDTGRERLSKRASRSFIEVTGNGIWGDPRKATAKKGEEMLSRATRAISIECRAWLRAGRNPSRA from the coding sequence GTGAATAATGCGTCAGACCTGCCGGATCCAGACCTGCGGCGCATGTTATCCGGCAGGCCCGCAGTGCTCCCTGTAGGGTCCACTGAGCAGCACGGGGCGCACCTGCCAGTGTCTACTGATTCTGATATCGTATCGGAGGTGGCCTATCGGGTCAGCAAAAAATGCGGATACCTGTGCATGCCTACTATCCAGTACGGCGTATCTTTTGAGCACTCGCCCTATCTCAACCTGAGTCTTAGAGGTGCAACACTGCGGCACGTAGTCAGGGATATTATATCCTCGATGGCCTCTGCCGGCGCCCCGGCTGTATTTGTGATAAACGGCCACCACGGGAATGCAAGGCATCTTGAGGGACTGGAATCCAAAAGGGCGCCGAGGACAAGGGTGATCTCCTACTGGCACTATTTAGAAGAGGGCCTCGACCATGCCGGGGATATAGAGACATCTATCATGCTGGCCATATCGGACAAGGTACGGATGTCCCGGGCAAAAAAGGGCTTTGTCCCGCCGGAACTCGACGATACAGGCAGGGAGAGGCTGTCCAAAAGGGCTTCACGGTCGTTTATCGAGGTTACGGGGAACGGGATCTGGGGCGATCCACGCAAGGCTACGGCCAAGAAAGGCGAGGAGATGCTCTCCCGTGCTACACGGGCCATATCGATAGAGTGCCGGGCCTGGCTCCGGGCCGGCCGAAACCCCTCTAGGGCGTAA
- a CDS encoding conserved hypothetical protein (COG4895) translates to MTITERREVRYGALVSVVTKADQGTGSLTEGIVQDILTRSYSHPRGIKVRLRDGRVGRVEKILNQNHYT, encoded by the coding sequence GTGACCATAACTGAGAGGCGCGAGGTCCGGTACGGGGCCCTTGTCTCGGTAGTCACAAAGGCCGACCAGGGGACCGGCAGCCTCACCGAGGGCATAGTCCAGGACATACTGACCCGCTCTTATTCCCACCCACGCGGGATAAAGGTCCGGCTGCGTGACGGCCGGGTGGGGCGCGTAGAGAAGATTCTGAATCAAAACCATTATACGTAA
- a CDS encoding dihydroorotase (COG0044), with amino-acid sequence MVESPLFLFIYSRNNTPCAGAPAVTYDTVITGSRVALPSGAIQRNIVIDEGRIVRITGELPACDEVIDGEGLVSLPGIIDPHMHYGVYSPIDRAAETESRVAAAGGVTTMMRMLRLGGSYRESLGEQLEASAMHHHVDYAIHASIFNEQQVKEMEYCARGGAPSFKLYMNLGSEAGHVYMDMPPGIDALVEERVEVGNKLVREVMKRAASLGCPVLVHAEDYESCSCGMREAREDGQDGLRAWSESRPPESEVLAISQASAAAREFDCTVYFVHIGSAAALSRIRAERALGTRIFVETCPHYMTLSNDKDGYLAKVMPPIRTSSDVDAVWAAITAGEIDTIGTDHVANRLGRKLGDDVWDSLAGFPGAGTLLPLLLSEGVNKNRITLEGLASLTSASAARIFSMNSKGRLEPGADADITMVDLGLERSVSSGLFGGFSDYTVYEGRALKGWPVRTIVRGETVSEGLKVTGKPGYGRPAARHM; translated from the coding sequence GTGGTAGAATCGCCTCTATTTTTATTCATTTACTCAAGGAATAATACCCCGTGTGCGGGGGCACCCGCGGTGACATACGACACCGTGATAACAGGGTCGCGCGTGGCCCTGCCCTCGGGGGCTATACAGCGGAACATAGTGATAGACGAAGGCAGGATAGTGCGTATTACAGGCGAGCTGCCGGCCTGCGATGAGGTAATAGACGGGGAAGGACTCGTCTCGCTGCCCGGGATAATAGACCCCCACATGCATTACGGGGTCTACTCGCCAATAGACAGGGCAGCAGAGACAGAATCCCGCGTGGCTGCAGCCGGGGGAGTGACCACGATGATGCGCATGCTCCGCCTGGGCGGCTCGTACAGGGAGTCGCTCGGCGAGCAGCTAGAAGCTAGCGCCATGCACCATCACGTGGATTATGCCATACATGCCTCGATATTCAATGAACAGCAGGTAAAAGAGATGGAATACTGTGCGAGAGGAGGCGCGCCGTCGTTTAAACTGTATATGAATCTGGGCTCGGAAGCTGGCCATGTCTACATGGACATGCCGCCGGGTATAGACGCACTAGTAGAAGAAAGAGTAGAGGTGGGGAACAAGCTGGTCCGGGAGGTAATGAAGAGGGCCGCCTCCCTTGGATGTCCGGTGCTTGTCCATGCAGAGGATTATGAATCATGCTCGTGCGGAATGAGGGAGGCCAGGGAAGATGGCCAGGACGGCCTTCGTGCGTGGTCGGAGAGCAGGCCCCCGGAATCAGAGGTGCTGGCTATCTCGCAGGCATCTGCTGCCGCAAGAGAGTTTGATTGCACCGTATACTTTGTGCACATAGGCTCTGCTGCTGCTTTATCCAGGATAAGGGCCGAGAGGGCTCTTGGCACGAGAATATTCGTCGAGACATGCCCCCACTATATGACGCTCTCCAACGATAAAGACGGGTACCTTGCAAAGGTGATGCCCCCCATACGGACCTCCTCCGATGTGGATGCGGTCTGGGCCGCGATAACTGCAGGCGAGATAGATACTATCGGGACCGACCATGTGGCCAACCGGCTTGGCCGCAAGCTGGGCGATGATGTCTGGGATTCGCTTGCAGGCTTTCCCGGTGCGGGCACGTTATTACCGCTTTTACTCAGCGAGGGGGTCAACAAGAATAGGATCACACTGGAGGGGCTTGCATCGCTGACTAGTGCTTCGGCGGCGCGGATATTCTCGATGAATAGCAAGGGCAGGCTGGAGCCTGGCGCGGATGCCGACATTACAATGGTCGACCTGGGGCTGGAAAGGAGTGTATCAAGCGGGTTGTTCGGGGGATTTTCTGATTATACCGTATATGAGGGGCGGGCCTTGAAGGGCTGGCCAGTACGAACGATAGTCAGGGGAGAGACGGTATCGGAGGGGCTGAAAGTGACGGGAAAGCCCGGATACGGCAGGCCCGCGGCCCGTCATATGTAA